In one Saccharibacillus brassicae genomic region, the following are encoded:
- a CDS encoding glycerol dehydrogenase, which yields MRKAFISPSKYVQGENELLNLGYFVGSFGKSALLIAHPDDAARVKDKLDATAAKFGISFVESGFMGECSRQEVARLQQIAEENNCDCVIGLGGGKAIDAAKCVAQGEALIICPTIAATDAPTSHSAVLYTPEGAFDDYAYFKQSPSVVLVDTTVIANAPTRFLVSGMGDALSTYFEARATSRSYSKVNAGLPSGAREGKTAPAIGTNAAMALATLCYEMLLKDGVKAKAACDANVVTQALENIVETNILLSGLGFESGGLAGAHAIHDGLTILEEAHHYFHGEKVAFGTIAQLVLENAPTEELNQVMDFCLDVGLPVCLADIGVKSITREQLMQIAEKACIPEESIHAMPFPVTVEEVAAAVQTADRIGSAYKAARGL from the coding sequence ATGAGAAAAGCTTTTATCAGTCCGTCGAAATATGTGCAAGGCGAAAATGAACTGCTCAACCTCGGTTACTTTGTCGGTTCGTTCGGCAAATCGGCTCTGCTGATCGCTCACCCGGACGACGCGGCGCGAGTGAAAGACAAGTTGGACGCGACCGCAGCCAAATTCGGAATCTCGTTCGTTGAGAGCGGTTTCATGGGCGAATGTTCGCGTCAGGAAGTCGCGCGCCTGCAGCAGATCGCCGAAGAGAACAACTGCGACTGCGTGATCGGCCTCGGCGGGGGCAAAGCGATCGACGCCGCCAAATGCGTAGCCCAGGGCGAAGCGCTGATCATCTGCCCGACGATCGCCGCGACCGACGCACCGACGAGCCACTCGGCTGTGCTGTATACGCCGGAAGGCGCTTTTGACGACTACGCGTACTTCAAACAGAGCCCGAGCGTGGTACTGGTCGACACGACCGTTATCGCCAACGCGCCGACGAGATTCCTCGTATCCGGCATGGGCGACGCGCTGTCCACGTACTTCGAAGCCCGCGCGACGTCCCGTTCATACTCGAAAGTAAACGCGGGTCTGCCGAGCGGCGCGAGAGAAGGCAAAACGGCTCCGGCGATCGGCACGAACGCTGCGATGGCGCTGGCCACGCTGTGCTACGAAATGCTGCTCAAAGACGGCGTCAAAGCGAAAGCGGCCTGCGACGCGAACGTCGTGACCCAGGCGCTCGAAAATATCGTCGAGACGAACATCCTGCTGTCGGGACTCGGTTTCGAAAGCGGCGGCCTGGCCGGCGCGCACGCTATCCACGACGGCCTGACGATTCTCGAAGAAGCGCATCATTATTTCCACGGCGAAAAAGTCGCGTTCGGTACGATCGCCCAGCTCGTGCTGGAGAACGCGCCGACCGAAGAACTCAACCAGGTCATGGACTTCTGTCTGGACGTCGGCCTGCCGGTCTGCCTGGCGGATATCGGCGTGAAGTCGATCACCCGCGAACAGCTGATGCAAATCGCGGAGAAGGCATGCATCCCGGAAGAATCGATTCACGCCATGCCTTTCCCGGTTACGGTAGAAGAAGTGGCGGCAGCCGTGCAGACGGCGGACCGGATCGGCAGCGCGTACAAAGCGGCCAGAGGTCTGTAA